The following proteins come from a genomic window of Montipora capricornis isolate CH-2021 chromosome 9, ASM3666992v2, whole genome shotgun sequence:
- the LOC138017551 gene encoding pyroglutamylated RF-amide peptide receptor-like yields MVDGSNFSNQTTECVPTKAERNIKLTAYVLVLLIALTGNILVLYVISQTKHVQRNVNFLIVNMVVSDLVIPVFVLPRHIAEILLDAETQWILTGLAGKISCKVFTLLQDASMAVSVQTVVLIGCERLVAVVFPLRVKMITARLRMSLIASTWIISAAVFAPYLYVFKLTSSSEGVYCIQSWAPAFEEPKTSKIYTTFLCVFLMIIPFSLLSVIYAVIVWTLVRQKQFLKHVTQGAVYRDKLNRNVLRMALTVMAMFVICWAPSNIFIFIVIFVWNYDIPVCEQNLERFRFAAYFLSYANSAVNPCIYFAFVEHYRRCIGTAVRNLLLRMSIQSAGKRFTFRRET; encoded by the coding sequence ATGGTCGACGGAAGTAATTTTAGCAACCAGACGACTGAATGCGTCCCAACGAAGGCTGAAAGGAACATTAAACTTACCGCCTACGTTTTGGTGCTGCTCATTGCGCTGACAGGGAATATTCTTGTTCTTTATGTGATCAGCCAGACAAAACATGTGCAACGCAACGTCAATTTTCTCATAGTCAACATGGTTGTATCCGACTTGGTCATTCCCGTCTTTGTTTTGCCAAGACACATTGCTGAGATACTATTAGACGCCGAAACGCAGTGGATACTAACAGGATTGGCAGGGAAGATATCCTGCAAAGTGTTTACACTGCTACAGGACGCATCTATGGCTGTTTCTGTTCAGACTGTGGTTCTAATCGGATGTGAAAGACTCGTAGCTGTGGTCTTTCCCCTGCGTGTCAAGATGATAACGGCTCGTCTGCGAATGAGTCTAATAGCGTCGACGTGGATTATTAGCGCTGCAGTGTTCGCCCCTTACCTCTACGTCTTTAAACTGACGAGCTCAAGCGAAGGAGTGTATTGCATTCAGTCATGGGCACCAGCATTTGAAGAACCAAAGACGAGCAAAATTTATACCACTTTTCTCTGCGTCTTTCTCATGATAATCCCGTTTTCTTTGTTGTCGGTTATTTATGCTGTCATAGTTTGGACGCTCGTGAGacaaaagcaatttttgaaacACGTAACACAAGGGGCGGTATATCGCGACAAATTGAACAGAAACGTTTTAAGAATGGCTCTCACCGTTATGGCGATGTTTGTAATCTGCTGGGCGCCatcaaacatttttatttttattgtaatatttgtATGGAATTATGACATTCCGGTCTGCGAACAAAATTTAGAGAGGTTTCGATTTGCAGCGTattttctttcttatgcaaatagcGCAGTGAATCCCTGCATTTACTTTGCATTTGTGGAACATTATCGTCGTTGTATCGGGACCGCTGTAAGAAACTTACTCTTGCGCATGAGTATTCAGAGTGCCGGAAAGAGGTTTACCTTTCGTCGAGAGACATGA
- the LOC138015769 gene encoding pyroglutamylated RF-amide peptide receptor-like: MVYGSNFSNQTTECVSYVSTKAERNIKLTAYVLVLLIALTGNILVLYVISQTKHVQRNVNFLIVNMVVSDLVIPVFVLPRHIAEILLDAETQWILTGLAGKISCKVFTLLQDASMAVSVQTVVLIGCERLVAVVFPLRVKMITARLRMSLIASTWIVSAAVFAPYLYVFKLTSSSECIQSWAPAFEEPKTSKIYTTFLCVFLMIIPFSLMSVIYAVIVWTLVREKQFLKHVTQGAVYRDKLNRNVLRMALTVMTMFVICWAPSNVFIFIVIFVWNYEVPVCEQNLERFRFAAVFLSYANSAVNPCIYFAFVKHYRRCIGTAVRNSFLRMSIQSAGKRFTFRRETFELTSLSGDKQYNSESNCNVAEIQLVSSKRLRET; encoded by the coding sequence ATGGTCTACGGAAGTAATTTTAGCAACCAGACGACTGAATGCGTGTCATACGTCTCAACGAAGGCTGAAAGGAACATTAAACTTACCGCCTACGTTTTGGTCCTGCTCATTGCGCTGACAGGGAATATTCTTGTTCTTTATGTGATCAGCCAGACAAAACATGTGCAACGCAACGTCAATTTTCTCATAGTCAACATGGTCGTATCCGACTTGGTCATTCCCGTCTTTGTTTTGCCAAGACACATTGCTGAGATACTATTAGACGCCGAAACGCAGTGGATACTAACAGGATTGGCAGGGAAGATATCCTGCAAAGTGTTTACACTGCTACAGGACGCATCTATGGCTGTTTCTGTTCAGACTGTGGTTCTAATCGGATGTGAAAGACTCGTAGCTGTGGTCTTTCCCCTGCGTGTCAAGATGATAACGGCTCGTCTGCGAATGAGTCTAATAGCGTCGACGTGGATTGTTAGCGCTGCAGTGTTCGCCCCTTACCTCTACGTCTTTAAACTGACGAGCTCAAGCGAATGCATTCAGTCATGGGCACCAGCATTTGAAGAACCAAAGACGAGCAAAATTTATACCACTTTTCTCTGCGTCTTTCTCATGATAATCCCGTTTTCTTTGATGTCGGTTATTTATGCTGTCATAGTTTGGACACTCGTGAGagaaaagcaatttttgaaacACGTAACACAAGGGGCGGTATATCGCGACAAATTGAACAGAAACGTTTTAAGAATGGCTCTCACCGTTATGACGATGTTTGTAATCTGCTGGGCGCCAtcaaacgtttttatttttattgtaatatttgtATGGAATTATGAAGTTCCGGTCTGCGAACAAAATTTAGAGAGGTTTCGATTTGCAgcggtttttctttcttatgcaaacagCGCAGTGAATCCCTGCATTTACTTTGCATTTGTGAAACATTATCGTCGTTGTATCGGGACCGCTGTAAGAAACTCATTCTTGCGCATGAGTATTCAGAGTGCCGGAAAGAGGTTTACCTTTCGTCGAGAGACATTTGAGCTAACTTCACTTTCTGGTGACAAACAGTACAATTCAGAATCCAATTGCAACGTGGCTGAGATCCAGCTAGTTTCATCAAAAAGATTACGAGAAACGTAA